Proteins co-encoded in one Sebastes fasciatus isolate fSebFas1 chromosome 11, fSebFas1.pri, whole genome shotgun sequence genomic window:
- the dnaaf6 gene encoding dynein axonemal assembly factor 6 yields the protein MESLRGSSVQHLQALSALLSTQQDDDDDEDCRNVTACARLGPGHVGPPPKKDKEVSSAYVKNNSKDIWSEEEVSEGSQYDDLADPRPQPEYEIILKQNVGTEDLFLGLNRKDPSSMCCEAMLVKIKLPDTKATDVVLDVKEKFLDLRTLKYKLGLHLPHPIHSHRGKAQFFSERGELEVTLLMKRPMDFINMQ from the exons ATGGAGAGTCTTAGAGGCTCATCGGTTCAGCACCTGCAGGCTCTGTCTGCCTTGTTATCAACTCagcaggatgatgatgatgatgaagactgTAGA AATGTGACTGCTTGTGCACGGCTGGGTCCTGGACACGTCGGCCCCCCACCCAAAAAAGATAAAGAAG TGTCATCTGCCTATGTGAAGAACAACAGCAAAGATATCTGGAGTGAGGAAGAGGTGTCTGAGGGCTCCCAGTATGATGATCTTGCTGACCCGCGGCCACAGCCTGA GTATGAAATAATCCTGAAGCAGAATGTGGGGACAGAGGACCTGTTCTTGGGTTTGAACAGAAAGGACCCATCCTCTATGTGCTGTGAAGCCATGCTG GTGAAAATCAAACTACCAGACACTAAAGCAACAGATGTGGTCCTGGATGTGAAAGAAAAGTTCCTTGATTTGCGGACGTTAAAATA TAAACTGGGTCTTCATCTCCCACATCCGATACACAGCCACCGGGGGAAGGCTCAGTTCTTCAGTGAGAGGGGGGAACTGGAGGTGACTCTACTAATGAAACGCCCCATGGATTTTATCAACATGCAGTAA
- the LOC141777686 gene encoding MICOS complex subunit MIC26-like, giving the protein MLKVTGSAMPGAASLLPITVFAAAAAGDQEPEPTRSPSLRDDLSLYTAPPQQKAQYEEPEAGQLEQTVATLRKFTEPYTGWCQGTYNTVKPKVQSVVKCGTDSYAYLKNPPKDFYPRAGVIGFTGILGLVLARGSRIKRLVYPAGLVAVSTSLYYPAQAAAVAKSAGDSVYDRAVRSYAALEKMVKSQSKAEKGTDSETKP; this is encoded by the coding sequence ATGTTGAAGGTGACAGGTAGTGCCATGCCGGGAGCTGCGAGTTTGTTACCGATCAccgtctttgctgctgctgctgccggtgACCAGGAGCCAGAGCCGACCCGGAGCCCCTCTCTCCGGGATGATCTGTCTCTGTACACCGCTCCTCCTCAGCAGAAGGCCCAGTATGAGGAGCCCGAGGCGGGTCAGCTTGAGCAGACTGTCGCCACCCTCAGGAAGTTCACGGAGCCGTACACGGGCTGGTGTCAGGGCACGTATAACACAGTTAAACCCAAAGTTCAAAGTGTTGTCAAGTGTGGGACTGACTCCTACGCCTACTTGAAGAACCCTCCGAAGGACTTCTATCCCCGGGCGGGAGTCATCGGCTTCACCGGTATCCTGGGACTGGTTCTGGCCAGAGGCTCCCGGATTAAGAGGCTCGTCTACCCGGCGGGCCTGGTGGCCGTCAGCACCTCCCTCTACTACCCGGCGCAGGCTGCGGCCGTCGCCAAGTCAGCCGGAGACTCCGTGTACGACCGCGCGGTGCGGAGCTACGCTGCCCTGGAGAAGATGGTGAAGTCTCAAAGCAAAGCTGAGAAAGGCACCGACTCAGAAACTAAACCCTGA
- the eif3f gene encoding eukaryotic translation initiation factor 3 subunit F encodes MSVYGPVVKIHPVVLASICDSYERRNEGASRVIGTLLGTTDKHSIEVTNCFSVPHNESEDEVAVDMEFAKNMYELHKRVSPTEVIIGWYATGFDITEHSVLIHEYYSREATNPIHLTMDTALQSGKMSIRAYVSAQMGVPGKTVGVMFTPLTVKYVYYDTERIGVDLLQRTRLLPSRTKGLTSDLSQVAGSAARVQDMLTTMLAYIDDVLSGKVAADNSVGRFLMDLVNKVPTISAEDFENMLNSNINDLLMVTYLSNLTQAQIALNEKLVLL; translated from the exons ATGTCGGTGTACGGGCCAGTGGTGAAGATTCACCCCGTCGTTCTCGCCTCCATCTGCGACTCTTACGAGCGGAGAAATGAGGGAGCGAGTCGTGTGATCGGGACTCTGTTGG GTACTACTGATAAGCACTCCATCGAGGTGACCAACTGCTTCTCTGTCCCCCACAATGAGTCTGAAGATGAG GTTGCAGTGGACATGGAGTTTGCTAAGAACATGTACGAGCTCCACAAGAGGGTGTCACCCACTGAGGTCATCATCGGATG GTATGCCACAGGCTTTGACATCACAGAACACTCGGTGCTCATCCACGAGTACTACAGCCGTGAGGCCACCAACCCCATTCACCTGACCATGGATACAGCGCTGCAGAGTGGCAAGATGAGCATCCGCGCCTACGTCAG TGCGCAGATGGGTGTGCCAGGAAAGACAGTTGGTGTGATGTTCACCCCACTCACTGTCAAGTATGTCTACTATGACACTGAGAGGATAGGCG TTGACCTTCTGCAGAGGACACGTTTACTCCCAAGTCGCACCAAGGGGCTTACCTCTGATCTGTCCCAGGTGGCTGGCTCTGCAGCCAGGGTACAGGACATGCTGACCACCATGCTTGCATACATTGATGATGTGCTG TCTGGCAAAGTGGCGGCAGATAACAGCGTGGGCCGTTTCCTGATGGACCTGGTCAACAAGGTGCCCACCATCTCAGCTGAGGACTTTGAGAACATGCTCAATTCCAACATCAAT gACCTGTTGATGGTGACCTACCTGTCTAACCTCACCCAAGCACAGATTGCTCTAAATGAGAAGCTGGTCCTGCTCTGA
- the kcnj9 gene encoding G protein-activated inward rectifier potassium channel 3 — MALENSVFPSRPDSLSLPVENKGEGEEVEVATEVTASTGVFNLSEELGNVVTTETASSPPPLVKVNRSFQAKLAERNAQANEPRKKTQGTEKERGRFGWGRTKRKRQRYVEKNGRCNVQHGNMRETYRYLTDIFTTLVDLNWRCSLFVFVMAYAVTWLFFGAIWYLIAYCRGDFDHLEDETWTPCVNNVNGFISAFLFSIETETTIGYGHRVITDQCPVGTMLLLLQAILGSMVNAFMVGCMFVKISQPNKRAETLVFSKHAVISLRDDKFCLMFRVGDLRSSHIVGANMRAKLIKSKQTQEGEFIPLDQTDISVGFETGDDRLFLVSPLVISHEIDTHSPFWDMSQSQLEKEDFEIVVILEGMVEATGMTCQARSSYLAEEVMWGHRFSPMMSLAEGFFDIDYGAFHHTFEVDSPNCSARELSLAAARLDAHLYWSISSRLDEEPTLTNQAAKQPDSGSIDGKGGEPTFIVGEMTDIQEQTGLGELNGSVATDQSESEA; from the exons atgGCGCTGGAGAACTCGGTATTCCCCTCCCGCCCGgactctctctcgctccctgtGGAGAACAAGGGGGAAGGGGAAGAAGTGGAGGTGGCCACCGAGGTCACCGCCTCCACTGGAGTCTTCAACCTGTCGGAGGAGCTGGGCAACGTCGTCACCACAGAGACAGCATCGTCACCTCCGCCCTTAGTCAAGGTCAACAGGTCCTTCCAGGCCAAGCTGGCCGAGCGGAATGCCCAAGCCAACGAGCCCAGGAAGAAGACCCAGGGGACGGAGAAGGAGAGGGGGCGATTCGGGTGGG GCCGGACTAAGCGTAAGAGACAGCGCTATGTGGAGAAGAACGGTCGCTGCAATGTGCAGCACGGTAACATGCGGGAGACTTACCGCTACCTGACCGACATCTTCACCACGCTGGTGGACCTCAACTGGCGCTGCTCGCTCTTCGTCTTCGTCATGGCCTACGCCGTCACGTGGCTCTTCTTCGGGGCCATCTGGTACCTCATAGCCTACTGTAG GGGTGATTTTGACCATCTGGAGGATGAGACGTGGACGCCATGCGTCAACAATGTCAACGGCTTCATCTCGGCCTTCCTCTTCTCCATCGAGACAGAGACCACCATTGGCTACGGCCACCGCGTCATCACCGACCAGTGTCCAGTGGGcaccatgctgctgctgctgcaagctATACTGGGCTCAATGGTCAACGCCTTCATG GTCGGCTGCATGTTTGTGAAGATCTCGCAGCCCAACAAACGGGCAGAGACACTGGTGTTCTCCAAACACGCCGTCATCTCTCTGCGAGACGACAAGTTCTGTCTGATGTTCAGGGTGGGCGACCTTCGGAGCTCCCACATTGTCGGGGCCAACATGAGGGCCAAGCTCATCAAGTCCAAACAGACTCAGGAGG GTGAGTTCATCCCTCTGGACCAGACAGACATCAGCGTGGGCTTTGAGACGGGAGATGATCGTCTCTTCCTGGTCTCTCCGCTGGTGATCTCCCATGAGATTGACACACATTCGCCCTTCTGGGACATGTCGCAGTCCCAGCTGGAGAAGGAGGACTTTGAGATCGTGGTCATCCTGGAGGGAATGGTGGAAGCAACCG ggATGACGTGCCAGGCGAGGAGCTCCTATCTAGCAGAGGAGGTGATGTGGGGTCACAGGTTTAGCCCGATGATGTCGCTGGCAGAGGGCTTCTTTGACATCGACTACGGAGCCTTTCATCACACCTTTGAG GTGGACTCGCCCAACTGCTCAGCACGAGAGCTCTCATTGGCTGCAGCCCGACTCGACGCTCACCTCTACTGGTCCATCTCCAGCAGGCTGGATGAAGAGCCCACCCTGACCAACCAGGCGGCCAAGCAGCCGGACAGCGGCTCGATCGACGGCAAAGGAGGGGAGCCGACCTTCATCGTCGGAGAGATGACGGACATCCAGGAGCAAACAGGACTGGGCGAGCTGAACGGCAGCGTCGCCACCGACCAGTCCGAATCAGAGGCTTAG